The sequence CCAACACAATGTGAACTATATACACCTAGTAATCTtgaatgtattatattaatccttgtgtttaccttctgttctatgttctgtaaagctgctattgttaaaaaaaaaaacaaaaaaaaaacccatttgcCACCTCTATGGAACTTGCTTGAACAGTGAAGATTCTAGGAACTAGGAGTTCCCCCCTTTGTACCCAGAACACCTTGCACAGGTAATTATCCAATTGGTACAGAATGTGCTTGTACATTAGCTGTGTCGAACACGTGTAGTGATGTAGCCTTCTTTgagaaagcaataaaaaagcctgagaaaatgtattttataaaattttattgaaGCAAATGAACAAGTCATTAGACTACCAAGCATTTTCCAGAACCACAACTGGGCCAAGGCTTACTTCCTTCACTAGCTGCAGATCTGCAAACAAAGTACAATTTTAGCAagccacacaaaaaaaaaaaaaaccctcctttGTTCCACAAATACCTTGCTCTGATGCCAGCTCATGGCCCTTCCTCCCAGCACAGCTACTACTGCAACAACTGCATACCTGGTCAGCACCATATGCAGCAGTCCATCTAGGAAGAAACAGTACTGGGTTAGACACTGCTCATCAGCAAAACCATTAGAATAGTACAGAAACATACCCATTGTTGGAGAATGAGCAAGCCTTGTGCTCAGCATCAGCAGGGGCAGATGCTGCAGTTGCTTTTAGGAGGCATGCAATGTAAacctggtttaaaaaaagaaatcgtGTTATTGACAGCTCAACATGGCCATCACCCCAACCAGACAAGCATCACCTACCACGCTGCTGTTCACTTGTTGAAACCTGAAGGCCTCCAGCTGAAGTCTCAGTTTAGATGCTTGAGTTTGAGGCAAGAAGTGAGAGCTGGAGTGTGTAAGCTTGGCATCAATCATGCACCTAGAAGGATTTACAGGGTTAAGGCTTTCTTGGTCAGCTTGCAAAGCAAGAAGGAGAACTGCACTCACCCATAGTTCTCAATGAAGGAATATCTAGGGATCGCATTGAGGTCGGGGACAGGGGTGGCCACACAGCTGTCAACAAGGACACGCAGAGGTACATGGTTGAACTGCAGTACAGAGGCCTCAATGTTGATGAGCTCACCCAGGTAGTACTGGTTGGACAGCCTTTCAGAAGTCCAGTCAGCTACAAAAGAAACCATATTAGTAACCATTCAAAAACCACAGAGCTCAACTGCACTACTAGGGATACAGACCCATCATAAGCCTCAAGGAGAAAACAAGAAGTTCCTCAGCAGCTTGGGCAGAAGCATATGGGATCCAAGCAGGCATAAGAGGATTGCTGCTCACATTGTGGAATCTGGAAAGCATTCAAACATGACCCATCAATAATTTGTACAGCCTCCAAAGTACCTAAAGCAGTTTGGGTTTTGGTACAGAACTATACCTCAGGTAGTGACACTCAATTGAAACCACAGTAGCAGCAACCCTTTGAATGGGAGTACCAGTTAAGGGGACTGAAGCCATACCAAGGGAGAAAATATAGACAAGCTCCTTTGCAGTCACCTGAAAAGGAAGCAGTTTAAGAAAGGCCAGAAAAGCTTAAAAGCCTAACCAAGGGATTTAGCAACAGGAGTCTTACAGTCAACTTGCTGTTGCAGCCATACAGAGCAGATTCAAAGATGAAGACTTGAGAAGAAGCATCCATCCCCCTGGCAGCACAGCCACCCAGTGTGAAGGCAGCAATATTGAGGGGTGCATCAGTTCCAAACAGATCCCTTCTCACCTCTACACGCACTGCAGTCTCGTTGCACTTTACTGTTACACCCTGGGCAGGAACAGGATCAGACTGCCTTACAAAGTGCACTGGTGCTGGTGGGGTTGGGATTTGTGGTGCTGCTGGAAAACGCCAAGTCACTTTCTTTGCTGGTTGCTGCACTACTTGCTGGTTTTGAGGACCTGAAGGATTTTGAAGCTGCACTCCAAGTGGGGCTACTACAGGGCTTCCAGCTTGTGGATCCCTTTGAAGCCATTGAGAAGTCAACCCAGTGTTCACTGGCACCGAATGATACCCTGAATTGTTATGTTGAAATCCAAGAGGAGCTAGAACAGCTTCCTTTAGTGGCCATTGGGCTGTTGACAACCCAACTGAAAGCAGCAGCACAACCACACCAACTTCCATTTGGTTGAAACCCATTGCTGTTGACAGACAATTGCATGCACAGTAGAGTTGTCAGTCAACCTCCTATTTATATGGTGATTTCAGCACGACTTCAAACGTTTCTAATTATCCTAATGTTCTTCTGGGCCTGTTGAGTTACAAATTAGGCTGCCTGATAGAAGACAGCAATTAGAAGGTCACCTCCCCTGCATTTGATTGGCCAAGAGCTTAATTGTATTAATTGTCTCAACCAATTACCTAGACAGGTAATTTGCTAAactaaaaatagaatttaaattgTAGACTCTTATCGAGAGCttgcttaaaaaaagaaattcaaagaaatgaaatgtttttggaGTTGCTAAACAAATATGCaagtttaattaatataaaagccAGTGACCATCATCAGCTTATGGAttgaaaacagaaatacagaaatgttgTTTCCAACTGTGCTTGTTTCAAAGAATATCTAATATACGAGACTACTTAATCTATACTATGTatgtattcaattcaataaaaattcatttgtgtagtgcttttaacaatggacctAGTCACCAAGcaattatataacatataattacAAACTAACAAATATGTGTGTCAGAGTTTACCTGATTTTATTAGTTTTAGCTTGAAGcctatttaattaaatgtatcGTATGTTCAATGATGGAGACTTGATTGCAAA is a genomic window of Tachysurus fulvidraco isolate hzauxx_2018 chromosome 15, HZAU_PFXX_2.0, whole genome shotgun sequence containing:
- the LOC113663511 gene encoding zona pellucida sperm-binding protein 3-like isoform X3 encodes the protein MGFNQMEVGVVVLLLSFGLSTAQWPLKEAVLAPLGFQHNNSGYHLVPVNTGLTSQWLQRDQQSGSPAVGVQLQNPSGPQNQQVVQQPAKKVTWRFPAAPQIPTPPAPVHFVRQSDPVPAQGVTVKCNETAVRVEVRRDLFGTDAPLNIAAFTLGGCAARGMDASSQVFIFESALYGCNSKLTVTAKELVYIFSLGMASVPLTGTPIQRVAATVVSIECHYLRFHNVSSNPLMPAWIPYASAQAAEELLVFSLRLMMADWTSERLSNQYYLGELINIEASVLQFNHVPLRVLVDSCVATPVPDLNAIPRYSFIENYGCMIDAKLTHSSSHFLPQTQASKLRLQLEAFRFQQVNSSVVYIACLLKATAASAPADAEHKACSFSNNGWTAAYGADQVCSCCSSSCAGRKGHELASEQDLQLVKEVSLGPVVVLENAW
- the LOC113663511 gene encoding zona pellucida sperm-binding protein 3-like isoform X1 produces the protein MGFNQMEVGVVVLLLSVGLSTAQWPLKEAVLAPLGFQHNNSGYHSVPVNTGLTSQWLQRDPQAGSPVVAPLGVQLQNPSGPQNQQVVQQPAKKVTWRFPAAPQIPTPPAPVHFVRQSDPVPAQGVTVKCNETAVRVEVRRDLFGTDAPLNIAAFTLGGCAARGMDASSQVFIFESALYGCNSKLTVTAKELVYIFSLGMASVPLTGTPIQRVAATVVSIECHYLRFHNVSSNPLMPAWIPYASAQAAEELLVFSLRLMMADWTSERLSNQYYLGELINIEASVLQFNHVPLRVLVDSCVATPVPDLNAIPRYSFIENYGCMIDAKLTHSSSHFLPQTQASKLRLQLEAFRFQQVNSSVVYIACLLKATAASAPADAEHKACSFSNNGWTAAYGADQVCSCCSSSCAGRKGHELASEQDLQLVKEVSLGPVVVLENAW